A single Pseudomonadota bacterium DNA region contains:
- a CDS encoding tetratricopeptide repeat protein, with amino-acid sequence MLNPRYTRAYNYRGLSYMNLGNYKKSIEDFNKVKELEPKNVAVYINRGFAYTEVEDFQKAKEDLDYAISLEPKNEFAYSNRGRLYVRSGDFQKAIKDYERALLINPRFAIAHAGKGVVYAVLKDYQKALKDLTVAIDLDPKNSDAMYSRGTVYLNMGDEEKALENYKVAARLGDKDARDYLRMRDISWDENKN; translated from the coding sequence ATGTTAAATCCCCGTTATACGAGAGCCTATAATTATAGAGGCCTTTCATATATGAATCTCGGCAACTATAAAAAATCAATAGAGGACTTTAATAAAGTCAAAGAGCTTGAACCGAAAAATGTGGCTGTTTATATCAACAGGGGCTTTGCGTATACCGAGGTTGAGGATTTTCAGAAGGCAAAAGAAGATCTTGACTATGCTATCAGCCTGGAACCTAAAAATGAATTCGCCTATTCAAACCGTGGACGACTCTATGTGAGGTCGGGGGATTTCCAGAAAGCCATTAAAGATTATGAAAGAGCGCTCCTGATAAATCCAAGGTTCGCTATTGCCCACGCCGGCAAAGGTGTTGTGTATGCTGTATTAAAAGATTATCAAAAAGCCTTAAAAGATTTAACAGTTGCAATCGATCTTGACCCGAAAAACAGCGATGCCATGTATAGCCGGGGCACTGTTTATCTGAACATGGGTGACGAAGAAAAGGCGTTGGAAAATTATAAAGTTGCAGCCAGATTAGGCGACAAAGACGCCAGGGACTATCTCAGGATGAGGGATATTTCGTGGGACGAAAACAAAAACTGA
- a CDS encoding GDP-mannose 4,6-dehydratase, translating into MKVLVTGGCGFIASHVVDAYIADGYEVVVADNLSSGKRENKNEKAHLYVTDICDEALEKIFINEKPDIVNHHAAQISVPLSVENPLFDAETNIKGTIRLLELSKKYNIRKFIFSSTGGAIYGDADIVPTNESYVPEPASPYAISKFAAEKYIKFYNRQYGLKFMILRYGNVYGPRQIPHGEAGVISIFIEMLLAGEHPVLYHYPEEERGMVRDYCYVKDVANASLIAAKDERVGLYNIGTGKGTHTLELYRQIMDAIINKGKAVPQAFYEPRRGVTRPGDIRMNILDVTKAKEELNWQARYDIKAGVSETVDWYLGQ; encoded by the coding sequence ATGAAGGTACTGGTTACAGGCGGATGCGGTTTTATAGCTTCACATGTAGTTGATGCGTATATTGCTGACGGATATGAGGTGGTAGTAGCGGACAACCTCTCTTCCGGAAAAAGAGAAAATAAGAATGAAAAGGCACATCTTTATGTAACGGATATATGCGATGAAGCCCTGGAGAAGATATTTATCAATGAAAAACCTGACATTGTGAACCATCATGCTGCCCAGATATCTGTCCCGTTATCGGTGGAGAATCCCTTATTTGATGCAGAAACCAATATCAAGGGTACAATCAGACTTCTTGAGCTGTCAAAAAAATACAATATCAGAAAGTTTATATTTTCTTCAACAGGCGGCGCCATATACGGCGATGCAGACATTGTACCCACCAATGAGAGCTATGTTCCTGAGCCGGCATCCCCTTATGCAATCTCAAAATTTGCGGCTGAAAAATATATAAAATTCTACAATCGCCAGTATGGGCTTAAGTTTATGATCTTACGGTACGGCAACGTATATGGCCCGAGGCAGATTCCTCACGGTGAAGCCGGCGTGATTTCTATTTTTATTGAAATGTTGCTTGCAGGCGAGCACCCTGTACTTTACCATTATCCGGAGGAGGAAAGGGGTATGGTAAGGGATTATTGTTATGTAAAGGATGTTGCCAATGCAAGCCTGATTGCTGCAAAGGATGAAAGGGTAGGGCTATACAACATAGGTACAGGCAAAGGCACGCACACCCTCGAACTGTACAGACAAATAATGGATGCTATAATCAACAAAGGGAAGGCCGTTCCGCAGGCATTTTACGAACCCAGGCGGGGTGTTACCAGGCCGGGGGATATCAGGATGAATATCCTTGATGTGACAAAGGCAAAAGAAGAGCTCAACTGGCAGGCAAGATACGATATTAAGGCAGGGGTTTCAGAAACCGTAGACTGGTATCTCGGGCAATGA
- a CDS encoding ribonuclease Z, with protein sequence MKIIILGTGTSVPSLNRGSSAYLLITEGQKILVDIGPSVVRRLLEYGYIVNDIDVIMLTHFHVDHTADLSTFLFACNYGIKPRAEPLRVFGGPGIHKFYSRLLNVYPWISPKSYQITLKSIYQGQEEVNDVLVRVARVNHNKESIGISVEKGKKVVFSGDTDYSRNLMKLAYKADLLITECSFPERKVKGHINLSVLEKMVKQAQPERVIISHLYPEWDAFKGVLHSPYLLAEDGMEIVL encoded by the coding sequence ATGAAAATCATCATCCTCGGGACAGGCACGTCTGTTCCGTCGCTTAATAGAGGTTCATCTGCTTACCTCCTTATAACCGAAGGACAAAAAATACTTGTAGACATCGGGCCGTCAGTTGTGAGAAGGCTTCTTGAATACGGTTATATTGTAAACGATATTGACGTGATTATGCTGACCCATTTTCATGTTGACCATACAGCGGATTTATCAACCTTTTTATTTGCCTGTAATTATGGGATAAAACCAAGGGCAGAACCCCTCAGGGTTTTCGGGGGCCCCGGCATTCATAAATTTTATAGCAGGCTGCTGAATGTTTATCCATGGATTTCCCCGAAATCCTATCAAATAACGCTGAAAAGCATTTATCAAGGGCAGGAGGAAGTGAATGATGTTCTCGTCAGGGTTGCAAGGGTGAATCATAATAAGGAGAGTATAGGCATTAGCGTTGAAAAGGGAAAAAAGGTTGTTTTTTCAGGCGATACCGATTATTCGAGAAATCTCATGAAACTTGCTTATAAAGCAGATCTTCTTATAACGGAATGTTCTTTTCCAGAAAGAAAGGTAAAAGGTCATATAAATTTGAGTGTCCTGGAAAAGATGGTAAAGCAGGCTCAACCGGAAAGAGTGATTATCTCACACCTCTATCCGGAATGGGATGCGTTTAAAGGTGTATTGCACAGCCCCTATCTTCTGGCAGAAGACGGCATGGAAATTGTGCTCTAA
- a CDS encoding AraC family transcriptional regulator, translating into MEGRKVDKLSMPVHDFKMPFTELIPFEISSFEQMPDEAKANFPHRHNFYEILYITQGEGQHIIDFQTYPIQPHTLYFISPRQIHFWQISTSLQGWLIFFTDEFLLHTPSDSSLLSEFASFHSGQFPFLKLEEDQTQAILPLINNLVCEYLTHKAECASILRAYLHIFLVKTRLLYNICNLQGDSKISPELVRRFKRLVIEQRGTQRSVKSLAEQLYITEGHLCETVKSATGCTPGQIIRQTLTLEAKRLLANTDLTVYEIAYSLSFEDPFYFGRLFKRETGMSPYHFRQSIREKYRIFQN; encoded by the coding sequence ATGGAGGGACGGAAGGTAGATAAATTATCCATGCCTGTGCACGACTTCAAGATGCCGTTTACCGAATTGATACCTTTTGAAATCAGCTCTTTTGAACAAATGCCTGACGAGGCAAAGGCAAACTTCCCTCACCGTCACAACTTTTATGAAATTCTCTATATTACTCAAGGCGAGGGCCAGCATATCATTGATTTTCAAACCTACCCGATCCAACCCCATACGCTGTATTTTATTTCACCAAGGCAAATCCATTTTTGGCAAATCAGCACTTCCCTTCAAGGGTGGCTCATTTTTTTCACTGATGAATTTCTTTTACACACCCCCTCGGATTCAAGCTTGCTCTCAGAGTTTGCTTCTTTTCACTCTGGACAGTTTCCTTTTCTGAAGCTGGAAGAAGACCAGACACAGGCTATCTTGCCACTGATTAATAACCTTGTATGTGAATACCTGACACACAAAGCTGAATGTGCATCAATATTAAGGGCATACCTGCATATTTTTTTAGTTAAGACACGGTTGTTATATAACATTTGCAATCTGCAGGGAGACTCTAAAATCTCACCGGAGTTAGTAAGGAGATTTAAACGGTTAGTCATTGAACAACGAGGTACCCAACGATCCGTAAAATCCTTGGCAGAACAACTGTATATTACTGAAGGTCATCTTTGTGAAACAGTAAAAAGCGCGACTGGTTGCACCCCAGGCCAGATCATCCGCCAAACGTTAACCTTAGAGGCAAAACGCTTACTTGCAAACACCGACTTGACCGTATACGAGATCGCTTATTCCCTGTCTTTTGAAGATCCCTTCTATTTTGGGCGCCTCTTTAAACGCGAGACAGGCATGAGTCCTTATCATTTTCGTCAAAGTATCCGAGAAAAGTACCGTATTTTCCAGAATTAG
- a CDS encoding CocE/NonD family hydrolase has protein sequence MPIKIKHTQPNLHIYRGDDITIRVKGYKPLGQPIPYGSNVKGVYFDGYPQVIKQEGSQPVYSVKVKKDVMVPMRDGVRLALDIYSPDGDGKRFPALLSFFGWGKELQEMTRWLPLQEYYDSPLWDGCIEVGNIDYMVQRGYIHVIAEPRNIGKSEGTSQHPSSMWVPQSDTYDLVEWIAQQPWCDGNVGMTGSCGYSGTQLELAENPPPALKAITPFLTLYHKGDYGWTGIFDCKMNSVLSGRHGNDSAPVPENTRTLPLMFNLSKEELAARIQEALNHPDIRYNSKWYSLLKYPLRSPIVFDRLLESFHPVSLPPSKLPQITAPTYLSTSGIVPTHTWCSFEAFENIGSTHKKLLLWPPLSPDRPQTQFADEVVRWFDYWIKGIDTGIIDEPPLKIFVNGVNKWRFEDKWPLERTEYTKFYLHPRGGLSTETVKGAHEPDTFTQPAPYIDPTVYCLTYRTEPLPFDVDMTGYIALYLHASIDADETNWMVDIMDVDSEGKKTLVSNGGLAAEHRALDEAKSKPYLPIHPRKDPVPVPPDEVVEYAIAIMPTSMIFKKGHCMELVIRNQDDLLCRLGAWGAHYLPHMQTVTHSIHFGKSHLLLPIIPSDEQGL, from the coding sequence ATGCCAATTAAAATCAAACATACTCAACCAAATTTACATATCTACCGTGGTGACGATATAACAATAAGGGTTAAGGGATACAAACCCCTGGGCCAGCCGATTCCCTATGGCTCCAATGTCAAGGGCGTCTATTTCGATGGTTATCCGCAGGTGATCAAGCAGGAAGGTTCACAGCCGGTCTACTCGGTGAAGGTGAAGAAGGATGTAATGGTGCCTATGCGTGACGGAGTACGTCTGGCATTAGATATTTACAGTCCTGATGGAGATGGAAAGCGATTCCCAGCGCTCCTTTCATTTTTCGGATGGGGAAAAGAACTTCAGGAGATGACGCGTTGGCTGCCTTTGCAGGAATACTATGATTCCCCCTTGTGGGACGGATGCATCGAGGTAGGGAATATCGACTATATGGTCCAGAGGGGTTATATACATGTTATTGCCGAACCGAGGAATATAGGCAAGTCAGAAGGGACAAGTCAGCACCCTTCCAGTATGTGGGTTCCTCAATCAGACACTTATGATCTTGTAGAGTGGATTGCACAACAACCATGGTGTGACGGCAATGTCGGCATGACAGGTTCCTGCGGCTATTCAGGCACCCAGTTGGAACTGGCTGAGAACCCTCCCCCTGCCCTGAAGGCTATTACCCCCTTTCTTACCCTTTACCATAAGGGCGACTATGGATGGACAGGAATCTTTGACTGTAAGATGAATAGTGTTTTAAGCGGCAGGCATGGAAATGACAGTGCCCCTGTTCCCGAAAATACCAGGACACTGCCGTTAATGTTTAACCTTTCAAAGGAAGAATTAGCGGCCAGAATTCAGGAAGCATTGAATCATCCCGATATAAGGTATAACAGCAAGTGGTATTCCCTGCTCAAATATCCGCTGCGCTCTCCCATAGTATTTGATAGGTTACTGGAATCATTTCATCCTGTGTCTCTTCCTCCATCGAAACTCCCTCAGATAACTGCCCCGACATATCTGTCAACTTCGGGAATTGTTCCGACACACACATGGTGCAGCTTTGAAGCCTTTGAGAATATCGGATCAACTCATAAGAAGCTCCTCCTATGGCCTCCCTTGTCTCCGGATCGTCCCCAAACTCAATTTGCAGATGAAGTTGTGAGGTGGTTCGATTACTGGATTAAGGGAATAGACACAGGCATCATTGACGAACCTCCGCTGAAAATTTTTGTAAACGGGGTCAATAAGTGGCGCTTCGAGGATAAATGGCCTCTTGAAAGGACAGAGTACACAAAGTTTTATCTCCATCCCCGTGGCGGTCTGTCGACAGAAACAGTCAAAGGAGCACATGAGCCTGACACATTCACTCAACCGGCGCCGTACATAGACCCGACTGTCTACTGCTTAACATATAGAACCGAGCCATTACCTTTCGATGTTGATATGACAGGTTATATAGCCTTGTATCTTCATGCCTCTATAGACGCAGATGAAACAAACTGGATGGTTGACATTATGGATGTGGATTCGGAAGGCAAAAAAACATTGGTTAGCAATGGTGGTCTTGCCGCAGAGCACAGAGCTCTCGATGAAGCTAAATCTAAGCCTTACCTGCCTATTCATCCGCGTAAAGACCCCGTACCTGTACCTCCGGACGAGGTCGTTGAATACGCAATAGCGATTATGCCGACTTCAATGATATTCAAGAAGGGACACTGTATGGAACTGGTAATCAGGAATCAGGATGACCTTCTTTGCAGACTCGGAGCCTGGGGTGCACACTATTTGCCTCATATGCAAACAGTTACCCACAGCATTCACTTTGGCAAGTCACATTTGCTTCTGCCCATCATTCCCTCTGATGAGCAGGGTTTGTAA